Proteins from one Pongo abelii isolate AG06213 chromosome 19, NHGRI_mPonAbe1-v2.0_pri, whole genome shotgun sequence genomic window:
- the XAF1 gene encoding XIAP-associated factor 1 isoform X2: MEGDFSVCRNCKRHVASAHFTLHEAYCLRFLVLCPECEEPVPKETMEEHCKVEHQQSMQKSSLEFHEANECRERPVECKFCELDMQLSKLELHESYCGSRTELCQGCGQFIMRRMLAQHTDVCRSEQAQLGKGERISAPEREIYCHYCNQMMPEKYFHHMGKCCPDSEFKKHFPAGEPKILPSSPPSQAAENQTSTMEKDVRPKTRSRNRFPLHSESSPKKAPRSENKTLDPLLMSEPKPRTSSPRGDKAAYDILRRCSQCGILLPLPILNQHQEKCRWLASSKGKQVRNFS; this comes from the exons ATGGAAGGAGACTTCTCGGTGTGCAGGAACTG CAAAAGACATGTAGCCTCTGCCCACTTCACTCTCCATGAGGCTTACTGCCTGCGGTTCCTGGTCCTGTGTCCGGAGTGTGAGGAGCCTGTCCCCAAGGAAACCATGGAGGAGCACTGCAAGGTTGAGCACCAGCAG AGCATGCAGAAGTCCTCGCTGGAGTTTCATGAG GCCAATGAGTGCCGGGAGCGCCCTGTTGAGTGTAAGTTCTGCGAACTGGACATGCAGCTCAGCAAGCTGGAGCTCCACGAGTCCTACTGTGGCAGCCGGACAGAGCTCTGCCAAGGCTGTGGCCAGTTCATCATGCGCCGCATGCTCGCCCAGCACACAGATGTCTGTCGGAGTGAACAGGCCCAGCTCGGGAAAG GGGAAAGAATTTCAGCTCCTGAAAGGGAAATCTACTGTCATTATTGCAACCAAATGATGCCAGAAAAGTATTTCCACCATATG GGTAAATGTTGTCCAGACTCAGAGTTTAAGAAACACTTTCCTGCTGGAGAGCCAAAAATTCTTCCTTCATCTCCTCCAAGTCAAGCTGCTGAAAATCAAACTTCCACAATGGAGAAAGATGTTCGTCCAAAGACAAGAAGTAGAAACAGATTTCCTCTTCATTCTGAAAGTTCACCAAAGAAAGCACCAAGAAGCGAAAACAAAACCTTGGATCCACTTTTGATGTCAGAGCCCAAGCCCAGGACCAGCTCCCCTAGAGGAGATAAAGCAGCCTATGACATTCTGAGGAGATGTTCTCAGTGTGGCATCCTGCTTCCCCTGCCGATCCTAAATCAACATCAG GAGAAATGCCGGTGGTTAGCttcatcaaaaggaaaacaagtgAGAAATTTCAGCTag
- the XAF1 gene encoding XIAP-associated factor 1 isoform X1, producing MEGDFSVCRNCKRHVASAHFTLHEAYCLRFLVLCPECEEPVPKETMEEHCKVEHQQVGCTMCQQSMQKSSLEFHEANECRERPVECKFCELDMQLSKLELHESYCGSRTELCQGCGQFIMRRMLAQHTDVCRSEQAQLGKGERISAPEREIYCHYCNQMMPEKYFHHMGKCCPDSEFKKHFPAGEPKILPSSPPSQAAENQTSTMEKDVRPKTRSRNRFPLHSESSPKKAPRSENKTLDPLLMSEPKPRTSSPRGDKAAYDILRRCSQCGILLPLPILNQHQEKCRWLASSKGKQVRNFS from the exons ATGGAAGGAGACTTCTCGGTGTGCAGGAACTG CAAAAGACATGTAGCCTCTGCCCACTTCACTCTCCATGAGGCTTACTGCCTGCGGTTCCTGGTCCTGTGTCCGGAGTGTGAGGAGCCTGTCCCCAAGGAAACCATGGAGGAGCACTGCAAGGTTGAGCACCAGCAG gttGGGTGTACGATGTGTCAGCAGAGCATGCAGAAGTCCTCGCTGGAGTTTCATGAG GCCAATGAGTGCCGGGAGCGCCCTGTTGAGTGTAAGTTCTGCGAACTGGACATGCAGCTCAGCAAGCTGGAGCTCCACGAGTCCTACTGTGGCAGCCGGACAGAGCTCTGCCAAGGCTGTGGCCAGTTCATCATGCGCCGCATGCTCGCCCAGCACACAGATGTCTGTCGGAGTGAACAGGCCCAGCTCGGGAAAG GGGAAAGAATTTCAGCTCCTGAAAGGGAAATCTACTGTCATTATTGCAACCAAATGATGCCAGAAAAGTATTTCCACCATATG GGTAAATGTTGTCCAGACTCAGAGTTTAAGAAACACTTTCCTGCTGGAGAGCCAAAAATTCTTCCTTCATCTCCTCCAAGTCAAGCTGCTGAAAATCAAACTTCCACAATGGAGAAAGATGTTCGTCCAAAGACAAGAAGTAGAAACAGATTTCCTCTTCATTCTGAAAGTTCACCAAAGAAAGCACCAAGAAGCGAAAACAAAACCTTGGATCCACTTTTGATGTCAGAGCCCAAGCCCAGGACCAGCTCCCCTAGAGGAGATAAAGCAGCCTATGACATTCTGAGGAGATGTTCTCAGTGTGGCATCCTGCTTCCCCTGCCGATCCTAAATCAACATCAG GAGAAATGCCGGTGGTTAGCttcatcaaaaggaaaacaagtgAGAAATTTCAGCTag
- the XAF1 gene encoding XIAP-associated factor 1 isoform X3 codes for MRLTACGSWSCVRSVRSLSPRKPWRSTARLSTSRLGVRCVSRACRSPRWSFMRPMSAGSALLSVSSANWTCSSASWSSTSPTVAAGQSSAKAVASSSCAACSPSTQMSVGVNRPSSGKGKCCPDSEFKKHFPAGEPKILPSSPPSQAAENQTSTMEKDVRPKTRSRNRFPLHSESSPKKAPRSENKTLDPLLMSEPKPRTSSPRGDKAAYDILRRCSQCGILLPLPILNQHQEKCRWLASSKGKQVRNFS; via the exons ATGAGGCTTACTGCCTGCGGTTCCTGGTCCTGTGTCCGGAGTGTGAGGAGCCTGTCCCCAAGGAAACCATGGAGGAGCACTGCAAGGTTGAGCACCAGCAG gttGGGTGTACGATGTGTCAGCAGAGCATGCAGAAGTCCTCGCTGGAGTTTCATGAG GCCAATGAGTGCCGGGAGCGCCCTGTTGAGTGTAAGTTCTGCGAACTGGACATGCAGCTCAGCAAGCTGGAGCTCCACGAGTCCTACTGTGGCAGCCGGACAGAGCTCTGCCAAGGCTGTGGCCAGTTCATCATGCGCCGCATGCTCGCCCAGCACACAGATGTCTGTCGGAGTGAACAGGCCCAGCTCGGGAAAG GGTAAATGTTGTCCAGACTCAGAGTTTAAGAAACACTTTCCTGCTGGAGAGCCAAAAATTCTTCCTTCATCTCCTCCAAGTCAAGCTGCTGAAAATCAAACTTCCACAATGGAGAAAGATGTTCGTCCAAAGACAAGAAGTAGAAACAGATTTCCTCTTCATTCTGAAAGTTCACCAAAGAAAGCACCAAGAAGCGAAAACAAAACCTTGGATCCACTTTTGATGTCAGAGCCCAAGCCCAGGACCAGCTCCCCTAGAGGAGATAAAGCAGCCTATGACATTCTGAGGAGATGTTCTCAGTGTGGCATCCTGCTTCCCCTGCCGATCCTAAATCAACATCAG GAGAAATGCCGGTGGTTAGCttcatcaaaaggaaaacaagtgAGAAATTTCAGCTag